A segment of the Anaerolineae bacterium genome:
GGAAATCCACTCTACCTACCCCAAACCGAAACCATTGGAAGCGCCGATCTGGTCAGCGGAGCTAATGGTCTCGCTCGGCTCGCCTTTACCCCTGAGAAAGCAGGCACCTACCTTTTATCGGTTGCTGGTGACGGAGCGCGCGCGAGCGTGATGCTCTGGGTTGGTGGAAGTGGCGAGGCGATATTTGCGCCACTCCCCAACCAACGACTGCAACTGGTAAGCGATCGAGAAACCTATCAGGTTGGTGATACAGCCAAAATTTTTATTCCCAATCCCTTCCCAAACTCAGCAACCGCCCTGATCGCGTTCGAGCGGAGCACGGTGATGAACTCGGAAATTCGCCAGATCCCACCTGGCGGTGTAGAGATTGAACATCCCCTCTCAGACAACGATGCACCCAATATCTATGTGAGCGTTACCCTCTTAGGGCATACAGAAAGCGGGCAGGTGGACTTCCGTCAGGGATACACCAGGCTACGCATCCTTCCAGAAGCACAAACCTTACGGGTGAACGCTACTCTACAACCTCCACGGGCTGGTCCTGGAGACCAGGTGACACTTGAGATTCAAGTTCGAGATGTCAGCGGACAGGCGGTACAGGGAGAATTCTCGATCGCCGTGGTTGACAAAGCCATCTACTCGCTGGCAGAGTCCAACGCATCTCCTATTCTCACCGCCTTCTATGGAGATCAACCTCTGGGCGTAAGGAGCGGTTTTGATCTGGCTGTGGCAGCCCGTCGGATGGTTGCGTTGGCAGGCGGCCTGGGAGGTGGCGGCGGAGAAGTGTCTCCCAGCGTTGTGCGCCAACGCTTTCCAGACACCGCCTATTGGAACGGGAGTATCTTTACCAATTCTGAAGGAAAAGCTACAGTAACTCTGAGGTTACCGGACAATTTGACCACCTGGAAGATTCTGGTGCGGGGCATCGATCAAGATACTCGCGTTGGTGAGACCGAAGTCGAACTGGTCGCCACAAAACCGCTTATCATCCAACCCGTTACCCCTCGCGTTTGGGTGGCAGGCGATCACCTCCTGCTGGCTGCGGTGTTACAGAACAACACAGCTCAACCTCTGGAAACCCAGGTTTCGCTCCAGAGCACCACCTTCCTGCTCGATGAAGGACAAAATGCCTCGCAAACGCTAACGATTCCAGCCAACGGACGCGCCCGGGTCGAATGGTGGGGCAAAGTCGCTCCGCAAGGCATGATGGATATCCTCCTGTCTACCCAGGCTGGAGATCTGACCGATCAGGTGCGCATCGGCGGCAGCCAGGCGGAGATTCAGCAGGCGGCTGCCAGGCAAACTTTCAGCAGTGTCGGAACGCTGGAAATCGCCTCTGCGCACCTGGAAGCAATCAGTTTGCCGAAGTCCATTACCCCTCAGGGCGGTTTTCTGCGAGTTGAATTAACGCCATCGCTGGCAGGAATGCTTTATGGTGGTATCAAAACGTTCGAACAGGCAGGCAATCTTAATACCGAGGCGCTCCTTTCCAGTATGTTACCCAACCTGGCTGCCTATCGTTTGTTGCAAGGTACAAACGTCCCCACGGCAGTCGATCGAAATGAACTTCAAGCGTCAATCCAGGAAAGCGTCTATCGACTGGTCGCTCGACAACGCTTCGAGGGCAGTTGGAGCTGGTGGGAGCAAGGTAACAGCGATCCGCTGATCACAGCTTATGTGCTCTTTGGATTGAGCCAGGCCAAGGCAGAGGGCTTTACCGTACCCAAAGAGAATCTCGATCGAGCAGTTCAATATCTGCTTGCCGGACTGATCCAACCGGCACAGGCTTCCGATGGCACAGCCTTAGACCGCCTGGCGTTTATCCATTTTGCGCTTGCTAAAAGCGGCGCTGCCGATCAGACTGCGCTCAGCCAACTCTTTGAACGGCGCGCCGAACTCAACCCGTGGGCAGAAGCTCTGCTGGCCTGGGCAATGGAAGCGGTGAGTCCAGGCAGTGAACAGGCTCAAACCCTGCGTGCGGATCTGGAGGGACAGGCTTTGCGCAGCGCCAGTGGGGCAGCCTGGCAAGAGAAAAGCCAGAGCTGGCGGATGGCATCGTATCAACTGACTGTGACTGCTATGGTCCTCTACGCCCTGGCAAGCTACGACGCTTCTACGCCTCTTGTCGCAGATGCCACTCGCTATTTGATCGCCCACCAAAAGCCAGAAGGCGGTTGGGGATCGAGCTTCAGCACCGCCTGGGCATATCTTGCCTTGCACGAAGTTCTAAAAAAGAATCAAGAACGGCAAAGTGACTATACTTTCGACGCCTCCATCAACGGTGCTCCTCTGGTAAGCGGTTCAGCAGAGGAAAACTGGATGACGACCGCAGTTGGCGAAATTCCCTTAGAACGTTTATACCGCGATTTGCCAAATGCCCTGGAAATTGAGCGTCAAGCCGGCTCGGGCATCCTCTATTATCGGGCAATCCTGCAGGCATTTGTACCCATCGAAGGGTTACAACCCATCCAGCGCGGTTTCTCCGTGTGGCGCACTTATCGGCCTTTGGGAGAAAACTGCGGCTTGAAGCGTTGTCCAACGGTATCTTCTGCCAGGACTGGGACGCGCATCGAAGTTCGCCTGAATATCACGGTCGAAAAAGACGCCTATTATGTGATGGTCAAAGATTTTATCCCGGCCGGCAGCGAGATTCTGGATACCCGCCTGTTATCCACCCAACTGGGCTTAAGCGAGGAAGAACTGGCAGAAAAAGAAATTGATCCAACTCAACCTTTCAAAGAAGGATGGGGATGGCAATGGTTCAACCAGCCGCTGATCTATGACGATCATCTGATCTGGTCAGCGGAATATTTACCGGCTGGCAGCTACGAATTGCGTTATATCCTGACCCTATACCAGCCCGGGGAATATCATCTTCGCCCGGCCGAAGCCTGGGAGCTCTACTTCCCTGAAGTGCAGGGCAGCAGCGCTGGCGGGATGTTTACCATCCTGCCCTAGCAGTCGTGACAGTCGTAAGAGGTACACGCCTGGGTGATGATTAAAGCCCTTTCCCTTTAGGACGCATCTCGATTCTTTTGCAGTTATCAGCATATAAAAAACTACCACCGAAGAGAAACGGCTCTTCGGTGGTAGTGATAACAGCCATCCTGATTAGCGACTGATCAGCGGCAGGAAGATTTGCCCTTCGATCTTCCAGGGTTTATCAATCGTGTATTTCCATTGGCGGTTGGTGCTGTCGTAATACAGAATGTGAGGGATCTGGGTGCTGGGATCAATCACCAGACTGCTCCACAGCCCGACATCGCCGCCAAAATCGACAATCTGGGTTGACCAGGTCGCCCCGTCGTAGAGGGCATATTTCAGATCGCGGTTGGCTTCGTCGTAATAACTGATATGATAGAAGCCATTTTCATCTACACCCAGCGAACAATACTGTCCAACCTGACCGTTATTATCCACGGTACTCACGGCAAAGCTAAAAGGTGGTATCGAGTTATTGGCAGCGGCAAACTTAAGGATTTTACTGTTCGCCTCATAATAAGCAATCACGGGCTTGCCGCTGGCATCCAGGGCTAATGCGTTGTGTCGCCCACTTTGCGGGGCAGCATCCACAGTTGTAAAGCTCCAGGCGTGAAAATCACTTGCGGGTGTATACCCCAGCTTCAGGGATTGACTGCTGGCATCATAGAAGCTGACATAGATATCTTTGGTATTTAGATGAAGTACCAGCGAAGAGAAAGTGCCTGCCGCATTACCGACCGGCATCAGAACCTCGGTACGCCATTGATTGCTGCTGTCTTTGAACGCCAGTTTAACCCGTTGGTTGGTCGCATCGTAATAGCTGATGTATGGTTTGTCCGCGCTATCCAGGGCTAAGGCAGGATTTTGTCCAACATCTCCCAGCGTGTCAAGGGTCTCAAAGCTCCACACCAGTCCATCTTTGATGCCGTAAACCAGGTCTTGATTGAGCGGGTCGTAGTAGGCTAGATGGGAGCGTCCCTGACTATCGATCCGAAAAGCCACGCGTTGATCTGTGGAGAGACGGGAAGCGATCACCGTATCGGCTGTCCAGATTGGAGAGCGGCGGGCGATCTCCAGGCTTCCGAGTAGATTATTGTAATACAACACCTGTGGATTTCGGGCGGCATCCAGGCTGAGAGCCGCCGATCCAAGAGTATCGCTCAAATCGATTGGACGGAACTTCCAGGTAGTCGTGATCTGGTAAGCTTCATAGAGCATACCATCGCTGAAGTCAAAGTAGGTGATATGTGGCTTTTGATTGAAATCGAACACCAGTGAGGTGTAGCGACCTGCGCGGCTATTGGTTCCCGTAACGGTCTTGATATCCCAATTTCCACCACTACCCATGGCGAAGCGAAGGTCATCCCAGGATTCATCGAAGTAGCTGATTCCAAAATCTTTGCTATTCTTAATTGCCAGAGAAGCAAACAATCCTACATCTCCGCTGTTGTCAACTCGATAGGTGTTCCATGCATAGTTATTAATATCCGTTTTGTAGGTACCTTCCGCGATGGTGAGTGCGCCGCGGGTCTTGTCATAGAAAGCAATGTAGGGTTTATCCTGCGGTTCGCCTGGACGGAGAACCAGCGAATTCCAGCCGCCCAGATTGTCATACTGACCAATCCCGGCAGAAGTCGGGTAGCTGAAAGACCAGTTATTTTCGCGCGGCGAAAAGGCATAGCGCACTTTATCGTGGTCATCGTCGAGGAAAGCAATGTGAGGGCGATCGCGGCTATCGATGGCAAGAGAAGTGAACAACCCCTCATTTAGCGAAGCTACCCCAGAACCAACCTGCTTTACAGGGTAGATTTTCCAGGCAGGAATCGTGCGATCAAAGTAGATATATTTGAGTTTATGATAAATCCGGTCAGAGCGGGGGTAAAACTTTGTGTAGCTGATATGCGGCTGTCCATAGGAATCGATGGCGATCGAAGTATATTTACCCGACCCGGAGGCTGGCTCAGCCTGAGGTGCAATTTCGCCCTGTATATCCATCGTTTCCTGGCGGAGTGGAAAGCCGCTGGTTTCGTCTGGAGAAACCAGAGTCGGCAGGATTTCCACTCCGTCATTCTCCGCCAGCCCAAGCGAAGTTTCGTCTTCAGAGACCCGCAGAAGGACATTGTCACAATCGAGGGTTTGAATCGTCCATACAACATCCTTGAAAGCATATTTCAAACAGCCGTTTGCCTTGTCATAGTAGGCAATATGAGGACGGTTGAGGTAATCCACCGCAATCGAAGCCCATTCCCCAACATCAGCTGCCGGGTCAACCACCTCACTCGTCCAGGCGCTCCAGGTTGGGCTGATCCAGGTCGTGGTCGCATAGTAGAGATTCTTCCCTCCATAAGCCAGATGGAGTTGTTGGAAGGTATGGTTTTTATCGGTATAATAAGCCAGGCTACGCCCGGTCATGTTAATGAAGGAACGACCGCTGGCCATCGGACTGTTAATGATCTCTGTCGGCCAGATGTGCGTCTGTTTGCTGTCGGAGAGAGAGCTATTTAGCACGCTCGCTCCCACTCGCGCAAGGCGGCTAAGCAGCAACCAGCCGCCGAAAGCCAAACCGATGGCAAGCAGCAGATACAACCACCGCCCGAATGCCTGCAGGTTTGGAAGAGAGAGGGTTTTGATCGAAATTGAGTCTTTCGTCTTATGCATTGCTTTATCTCCTTATCGTCTGCGGTTGAGAGATCGCGACCGCAAGATGGTTTTACTCTACCACAAAATTCTCATTTAGGTAGAGAATCGAAATGCGGAACGCCGCGGCTGAGAGAATTCAGCCCAGCCTCCCGCAATTCAAGCCAATCTAGAGCCTTTCGGATGGCATATCACGCCTAAGTATACCCGATTCAGGGTAGAATACAGATTATGGCAGGATTAAAAGATTTGTCCAATGTCTGGCAATCCATCAAAGAGATGGATTTACGCCCTATCCGTGACGAAGCCCTGCAAGATGTTCATCTGGCAATTGTCGGCCGACCGGGCACCCCAAAACAAGAACTCGCCTGGCAAATGCGCCGTGATCCGCACCGCCTCGGCGAAGAAACCCTGAGCCCCATCTGGCTTCTCGATTATGAAGGTGATGATGCCGTCCTGAAGCCCGCCCTGGATGTTGATTTATTGATTCTGTTAGTCCCCGCCGAGCAAGAGGATACCCTGAGCGAACAAACATTAGCCCAGAAATGGGTAGATAGCGGGCGACGGTTGATTGCTATCCTCTATCCACCCACCTTATCCGAACCAAACGCGCCAACCCCTAGCCACAGTCTGTGGCTGGCGATGGGAAAACAACGGCTTTTGTTTGGCAATATAAATGACGATAATTTTCTCCTGCGCCAGTTCGTCCCCGCCGTTCTGGAAGCTATTCCCGACAAACACCTTGCCCTCGCCAGACAGTTTCCTTTATTTCGCGACCATGTCAGCCGTCAGTTGATCAGTGATGGTTGCCTGACCAATGCCACCTACGCTTTCAGCACCGGCTTAGCCGAAATTGTGCCGGGCTTGAACATCCCACTGAACGTCGCTGACGTGGTAGTCTTGACCAAAAATCAGGCTTTTATGGCTTACCGTTTAGGATTAGCCCTAGGATTATCAACACGCTGGCAGGATTATGTGACCGAATTCGGAGGCGTCTTAGGGAGTGGCTTTTTCTGGCGTCAGGTGGCGCGCCAGTTAATTGGCTTAATACCCGCCTGGGGGATCATCCCCAAAGTCGCTATTGCTTATGCCGGCACCTACGTGGTTGGTCGGGTCATCTGGCAGTGGTATCTTACCGGCAAGAAACTGACCCCTCAGCAGATGCGCCAGTTGTACGCCGAAGCCTTCCAAAAGGGCAAAGCCTGGGCAAAAGCCATGCTCGAAAAAGTTCCCAAACCACGTCTCATAAAACGCAAGTCACCGCTGCGAGAACTACCCCTCCCAACTGAACCGTTCGAAATGGCAAGAACCTGCCCGAATTGTGGGAGAAACAACGCTCAGGAAGCTCGCTTCTGCCAGTATTGTGGCACTCATCTAGACACTTAATCAAACGATTATCCGTACAGATCGAATTCGTCAAAGCTGACAGTTTCCTTACCGCTCAGCTTTTCGTAGATTTTGCTCAAAATCAGCTCGAAATGGGTGGGTTCAGCAAGGTAGTTGAAGTCGCTGGTTGAAATGGTCAGTACCGGGCAGAGCGTAAAAGAGGCAATCCACTCTTCATAGAGTGTATTCAACTGGCGCAGATAATCAGGGGTAATGCGTCGTTCATAGTCGCGGCCGCGCTGCAAAATGCGATCGTACAGGACCTTGACCGGTGCTCTCAGGTAGATCAATAAGTCAGGTGCCGGCAATGACTCGCACAAAACCTGATATAGCTCGTTATAGGTATCATAATCGCGTTGTTCAATAAAACCTTGTAAATAAAGATTGCGGGCAAAAACTTCCGCATCCTCATACACCGTGCGATCTTGCAACACCGAGCTGGGATAAAGCGCCAGCTGCCGATGGGCGCGCAACCGCTGGATTAGAAAGAAAATTTGGGAATGGAAAGCCCAGCGGCGCATGTCATTGTAAAAATCGGCCAGATATGGATTTTCGGCGACCGGTTCAAAAAAGGCTTTCCAGCCCAAGCGCTGGCTCAGTAAGCGCACCAGCGTAGATTTTCCTACCCCAATGTTTCCGGCAATCGCAATAAATTGCTTCATAACCTATCATCCCTCCTTGACCAAAAAAGCGATAGATTGCCCCTCCGATGTATCCATTACCAAAGCCAGATGGTGATTGGGTCGATAATCTTGCACGTCAATCAACCGCAAACAGCCGGGCAACTCCACCTGATGATCCAGAAAACGATGAATACAATTGGGAGTGTGATAAAAGAACGTTTTATTGAAAATGGTGTCAGGGTCTTTGAGATGAATCGCCAGAGGAAAAATCTGGGATTCCAGTAAATCCTGAAAGAAATGCGTGCCATAAGAAGGTTCTGGTTCTGCCCCAAAGCCTTCGCCGGTTAATTCGATCAAGGCGCGGGTGTGATAGATATCTCCATAACCAACCATTACCCCCAGGTCGGGTGTAGAAGTGCCCCAGCGACCAGGACCAACGCAAATAAAATTCTCACCTGCCAACGCTTCATTGACTCGGGAGATCGCCCAGCGCAGTTTGGCATGATCTGCAGACGAAGGTAGGGCAAAATATTCTCGCGGTGAAACGAAAAGAACATAGCGGATGTGATCCACGAAACCGCGTGGTGCCATCCGTGAAGTTAAGAAAACGATATCATCCGCTGGAATCGTTTCAGGAAGATAGGCAATTTCGTCCTTAATGGAGCTGTGCGGACGACACTGCAGGATGACAATCTGGGCATCCACCTGCCCTGAATCCTGTTCGCGAATATGGAGGGCAAATTCCAGATCGACCGCCGATTGATATTGTGCTTCTAAAATCTGTAACAGTCGCGTCATCCGCTGGGCAATCCGCGAGCGACGAAAAAGCTCATCAAACGTGATAACCAGCTTGTGGATCGGTAAATCGCGTAAAATGCTGCGCAAAGGAACCAGATACCCCCCCTCATCAAGCTGGGCAATACTTTTCAAGGGCGGATAATCATAACGAAGGACTTCCGTGATGGGTAGGCTTCGGAAACGGTTGTTCTCTAAATCGATCACATCAACGTACTTTTGTGAATATATTACCGTATCGTGCAGGTTGGATTCGGGGTGTAAGGTCGGATGGCTCAAGGCAACCAGACGCGGATAATCGTTCCCGATGCGATCGACCGCGCGCGTACCCAATCCCCACACCAGGCGCAAGAAACCATCTTCACGGCGAATTTGAGGTGACCAACGATAGAGATTCTGGCTATAGGCAACCCCTGCAGCATGGGGTAAATAATAGTCCCCAAAACGCTCTCCTTCAACTACTTGCAACAAAATCGCCATTCGTTCGTCATAGTCTTGTAGCCCTTTGGCGCGCCGATAGAGCAATGCGTCGGGGTTAAAGATCGAGGCATAAACCCGAAGGATAGCTTCGCAAAGCGCTTGCAGGTTTTCATCCAGGCTACCCTGATTCGGACAATAGTGGCTTTCATATTTGCCCGCAAAGGAGGTGCCAAAGTTGTCTTCCAGCAAACTGGAAGAGCGTACAATCAGCGGTCGCTTACCCAACTTTCGCAATATCGCCGT
Coding sequences within it:
- a CDS encoding Phosphoenolpyruvate synthase / Pyruvate phosphate dikinase, producing the protein MTFPSAHSDLTLRIYLALAQYPILSALIRQRMRAELFQRGIISPQAFESEVRYKAIKSQQLEGLHDPLVEEPYETWEQRLNQLRDHLTDFYFAYNLPFDLFEQIVRQTLAERGRLEGSSLLTFNPELTPQPLLFEQGYAIEKLPPKEREPYEARLSEIKAVLIRTLISDQLGYVKIARKWFTIQDLDEIRKRKIGGGKIGGKAAGMLLAARILNEVGDEEIRQNIRLPISYYIGANVMYDFFSLNHLTCWMDQKYKSDQEIYTEFPRLQAEFLKGQLPPDIIERLTAILRKLGKRPLIVRSSSLLEDNFGTSFAGKYESHYCPNQGSLDENLQALCEAILRVYASIFNPDALLYRRAKGLQDYDERMAILLQVVEGERFGDYYLPHAAGVAYSQNLYRWSPQIRREDGFLRLVWGLGTRAVDRIGNDYPRLVALSHPTLHPESNLHDTVIYSQKYVDVIDLENNRFRSLPITEVLRYDYPPLKSIAQLDEGGYLVPLRSILRDLPIHKLVITFDELFRRSRIAQRMTRLLQILEAQYQSAVDLEFALHIREQDSGQVDAQIVILQCRPHSSIKDEIAYLPETIPADDIVFLTSRMAPRGFVDHIRYVLFVSPREYFALPSSADHAKLRWAISRVNEALAGENFICVGPGRWGTSTPDLGVMVGYGDIYHTRALIELTGEGFGAEPEPSYGTHFFQDLLESQIFPLAIHLKDPDTIFNKTFFYHTPNCIHRFLDHQVELPGCLRLIDVQDYRPNHHLALVMDTSEGQSIAFLVKEG
- a CDS encoding Deoxyadenosine kinase, translating into MKQFIAIAGNIGVGKSTLVRLLSQRLGWKAFFEPVAENPYLADFYNDMRRWAFHSQIFFLIQRLRAHRQLALYPSSVLQDRTVYEDAEVFARNLYLQGFIEQRDYDTYNELYQVLCESLPAPDLLIYLRAPVKVLYDRILQRGRDYERRITPDYLRQLNTLYEEWIASFTLCPVLTISTSDFNYLAEPTHFELILSKIYEKLSGKETVSFDEFDLYG